In Cheilinus undulatus linkage group 16, ASM1832078v1, whole genome shotgun sequence, one DNA window encodes the following:
- the LOC121523634 gene encoding zinc finger protein 184-like, which produces MSKFQMLRSLVNQRLTAAAEEIFELFERTIAEYEDQLRSKENQHKRLEAVISPEVELHRPDVQQLIVRKEEVLPEQQVWSHGPQQEDPPGPAHIKEEWEELWTHGEEEQLRGTVGADINMFTFTPVRVKCEEEEEPHSSQLHQRQTDQMETGADGENSGVARHFNPNSHLQQAAHDKTQQSFESETDDSNCDWDEPREAQLGLNPLQNKDQCIIDMKFNNGNTSFSSTECAQSSEQKKQTQEQKGNHTEKVSCPVCGNWYPNKRYLQQHMLRHSVKKPFCCSFCRKSFHSRTDMVRHMRVHTGEKPFSCEVCGKRFSLHGNLRQHMIIHKEEKPFTCSICDRKFNWQISFKKHTNVCKGSKTE; this is translated from the exons atgtccaaatttcAAATGCTGAGATCTTTAGTGAACCAGAGACTGACTGCAGCTGCTGAAGAGATATTCGAGCTATTTGAAAGAACGATAGCAGAATATGAGGATCAACTTCGATCCAAAGAGAATCAACACAAACGGCTGGAAGCTGTTATCAGCCCTGAAGTGGAGTTACACAGACCAG ATGTCCAGCAGCTGATAGTGAGAAAAGAAGAGGTTCTCCCGGAGCAGCAGGTGTGGAGTCACGGTCCACAGCAGGAGGACCCACCAGGACCAGCACACATCAAAGAGGAATGGGAAGAACTCTGGACTCATGGGGAGGAAGAACAGCTTCGAGGAACAGTGGGGGCGGATATCAACATGTTCACGTTCACTCCTGTCCGTGTTAAgtgtgaagaagaggaagaaccTCATTCCTCTCAGCTTCATCAGAGACAAACGGATCAGATGGAAACAGGTGCTGATGGAGAGAACAGTGGAGTAGCCAGACACTTCAATCCAAACAGTCATTTACAACAGGCAGCTCACGACAAGACTCAGCAGTCCTTTGAatctgagactgatgacagtaaCTGTGACTGGGACGAGCCCAGAGAAGCTCAGTTAGGTTTAAACCCTCTGCAAAACAAAGACCAGTGTATAATTGACATGAAATTTAATAATGGAAATACCTCGTTCAGCTCAACTGAATGCGCTCAAAGCTCTGAACAAAAGAAACAGACACAAGAACAAAAAGGAAATCATACAGAGAAAGTTAGTTGCCCTGTTTGTGGGAACTGGTACCCAAATAAGAGATATTTACAACAACACATGCTGCGTCATTCAGTAAAAAAACCTTTCTGCTGCTCGTTTTGTCGGAAGAGTTTTCACTCGAGAACTGATATGGTGAGGCACATGAGAGTCcatacaggagagaaaccattcagTTGTGAAGTTTGTGGAAAAAGATTTTCTCTACATGGAAATTTGAGGCAACACATGATTATCCACAAAGAGGAGAAACCGTTTACATGCAGCATTTGTGATAGAAAATTCAACTGGCAgatatcttttaaaaaacatacaaatgttTGTAAGGGCAGCAAAACCGAATAA
- the LOC121523603 gene encoding zinc finger protein OZF-like isoform X1, protein MSKVQILRSLVNQRLAAAAEEIFELFEKTIAEYEEEIYRSKDDQRKRQDPDQPHSSDFKQLVSEEEVPQKQLESSSSLKQEEPPEPAHIKEEQEELWISQEREFTFFPVAVKSEEDDEEEKPLFSQLHENQADWTREECLKTEADGQDCGGAAARDLISDGQLPSVTHKETSPSSETLTDDSSCEREASEPQEGLNPLQNSKVGVSHIECNNGNIAVSSSECAPSFDQAKQKKKPKQTQKGEKPFGCSVCGKEYYIKNSLKTHMKLHTERKQFSCSFCPKTFPARTEMVTHTRVHTGEKPFGCSICGVRFAQSSNLTSHLRVHTGEKPFSCSVCQTSFSLRNNLALHMRTHTGEKPFSCSVCGKKFTLRGNLRRHSAVHTGEKHYSCSVCGQSFTQHGTLKRHTTVHAREKPYSCSVCNKKFTRQEYVKKHKCVGESSGNPK, encoded by the exons ATGTCgaaagtccaaattctgagatCTTTAGTGAACCAGAGACTGGCTGCGGCAGCCGAAGAGATATTTGAACTGTTTGAAAAGACGATAGCGGAGTACGAGGAGGAAATATATCGATCAAAAGACGATCAACGCAAACGACAGGATCCTGACCAGCCTCACAGCTCAG aTTTCAAGCAGCTGGTAAGTGAAGAAGAAGTTCCCCAGAAGCAGCTGGAGAGCAGCTCCAGTTTGAAGCAGGAGGAGCCACCAGAACCAgcacacattaaagaggaacaaGAGGAACTGTGGATCAGTCAAGAGAGAGAGTTCACTTTCTTTCCTGTTGCTGTGAAGAGtgaagaggatgatgaagaagaaaaacctCTGTTCTCGCAGCTTCATGAAAACCAAGCTGATTGGACAAGAGAAGAATGTCTAAAAACAGAAGCTGATGGACAGGActgtggaggagcagcagctaGAGACTTAATTTCAGATGGTCAGCTGCCATCAGTTACTCACAAGGAGACTTCACCTTCCTCTGAAACTCTGACTGATGACAGTAGCTGTGAACGGGAGGCTAGTGAACCTCAAGAAGGTTTAAACCCTCTGCAAAACAGTAAAGTAGGGGTGAGCCATATTGAATGTAACAATGGAAATATCGCCGTTAGCTCATCTGAATGTGCTCCAAGCTTTGACCAGGCGaaacaaaagaagaagccaAAACAAACCCAAAAAGGAGAGAAGCCATTTGGCTGCTCAGTGTGTGGCAAGGAGTACTACATAAAAAACTCCTTAAAGACTCATATGAAACTTcacacagagaggaaacagTTCAGCTGCTCGTTTTGTCCAAAGACTTTTCCGGCAAGAACAGAAATGGTGACACACACGAGAGTCCACACAGGAGAAAAACCCTTTGGTTGCTCCATCTGTGGCGTAAGATTTGCTCAAAGCTCAAACTTGACATCACATTTAAGAGTtcatacaggagagaaaccgTTCAGCTGCTCGGTTTGTCAAACAAGTTTTAGTCTTAGAAACAACTTAGCTTTGCACATGAGAacccacacaggagagaaaccattcagttgttcagtttgtggtaaaaaatTCACTCTACGTGGAAATCTAAGGCGACACTCAGCcgttcacacaggagagaaacattacagttgttcagtttgtggtCAAAGTTTCACACAACATGGAACCCTAAAAAGACATACGACTGTCCACGCTAGAGAGAAACCATATAGTTGTAGTGTTTGTAACAAAAAGTTTACTCGACAAGAGTATGTGAAAAAACATAAGTGTGTTGGTGAGAGCAGTGGAAATCCAAAGTAA
- the LOC121523603 gene encoding zinc finger protein OZF-like isoform X2 — protein sequence MTSGSVTMVKDTDDFKQLVSEEEVPQKQLESSSSLKQEEPPEPAHIKEEQEELWISQEREFTFFPVAVKSEEDDEEEKPLFSQLHENQADWTREECLKTEADGQDCGGAAARDLISDGQLPSVTHKETSPSSETLTDDSSCEREASEPQEGLNPLQNSKVGVSHIECNNGNIAVSSSECAPSFDQAKQKKKPKQTQKGEKPFGCSVCGKEYYIKNSLKTHMKLHTERKQFSCSFCPKTFPARTEMVTHTRVHTGEKPFGCSICGVRFAQSSNLTSHLRVHTGEKPFSCSVCQTSFSLRNNLALHMRTHTGEKPFSCSVCGKKFTLRGNLRRHSAVHTGEKHYSCSVCGQSFTQHGTLKRHTTVHAREKPYSCSVCNKKFTRQEYVKKHKCVGESSGNPK from the exons ATGACCTCAGGCTCAGTTACGATGGTGAAGGACACTGATG aTTTCAAGCAGCTGGTAAGTGAAGAAGAAGTTCCCCAGAAGCAGCTGGAGAGCAGCTCCAGTTTGAAGCAGGAGGAGCCACCAGAACCAgcacacattaaagaggaacaaGAGGAACTGTGGATCAGTCAAGAGAGAGAGTTCACTTTCTTTCCTGTTGCTGTGAAGAGtgaagaggatgatgaagaagaaaaacctCTGTTCTCGCAGCTTCATGAAAACCAAGCTGATTGGACAAGAGAAGAATGTCTAAAAACAGAAGCTGATGGACAGGActgtggaggagcagcagctaGAGACTTAATTTCAGATGGTCAGCTGCCATCAGTTACTCACAAGGAGACTTCACCTTCCTCTGAAACTCTGACTGATGACAGTAGCTGTGAACGGGAGGCTAGTGAACCTCAAGAAGGTTTAAACCCTCTGCAAAACAGTAAAGTAGGGGTGAGCCATATTGAATGTAACAATGGAAATATCGCCGTTAGCTCATCTGAATGTGCTCCAAGCTTTGACCAGGCGaaacaaaagaagaagccaAAACAAACCCAAAAAGGAGAGAAGCCATTTGGCTGCTCAGTGTGTGGCAAGGAGTACTACATAAAAAACTCCTTAAAGACTCATATGAAACTTcacacagagaggaaacagTTCAGCTGCTCGTTTTGTCCAAAGACTTTTCCGGCAAGAACAGAAATGGTGACACACACGAGAGTCCACACAGGAGAAAAACCCTTTGGTTGCTCCATCTGTGGCGTAAGATTTGCTCAAAGCTCAAACTTGACATCACATTTAAGAGTtcatacaggagagaaaccgTTCAGCTGCTCGGTTTGTCAAACAAGTTTTAGTCTTAGAAACAACTTAGCTTTGCACATGAGAacccacacaggagagaaaccattcagttgttcagtttgtggtaaaaaatTCACTCTACGTGGAAATCTAAGGCGACACTCAGCcgttcacacaggagagaaacattacagttgttcagtttgtggtCAAAGTTTCACACAACATGGAACCCTAAAAAGACATACGACTGTCCACGCTAGAGAGAAACCATATAGTTGTAGTGTTTGTAACAAAAAGTTTACTCGACAAGAGTATGTGAAAAAACATAAGTGTGTTGGTGAGAGCAGTGGAAATCCAAAGTAA
- the LOC121523638 gene encoding zinc finger protein 184-like translates to MFKVHMMRSYVNHRLSAAVNEVFELFERTIAEYEQQLSRSKEENDRKQKLLDAVMNPEVPLPRPVSSDVQQVVVREEEVLLEQQERISSLSQEEPPEPAHIKVEQDDPWSSQEREQLQRPQEADISVFPSYYPVMRDGNDGERPQSSQFCQTQNEPSRYTEHFKTEVTEEDCRGSEADFNPDRYLQPITPDETSNLSISDADDSFDWEEGDETQQQQQEHKGVNTEEKPFKCINCDKCYQTRRSLKIHMQRHSVEKPFSCSVCQKSFLWKAEMEMHMRVHTGEKPFCCSFCGKRFAVQGNLRQHLTVHTGEKPFGCNVCDRKFSKLVYVKNHKCKALINK, encoded by the exons atgtttaaagttcACATGATGAGATCTTATGTGAACCACAGGCTCAGTGCGGCTGTTAATGAGGTTTTTGAGCTGTTTGAAAGGACGATAGCAGAGTACGAGCAACAGCTCAGTCGATCCAAAGAAGAAAACGACCGAAAACAGAAACTTCTGGACGCTGTCATGAACCCCGAAGTCCCTTTACCCCGACCAG TGTCCTCAGACGTCCAGCAGGTGGTGGTGAGAGAAGAGGAAGTTCTCCTTGAGCAGCAGGAGAGGATTTCCAGTCTGAGCCAGGAGGAGCCACCAGAACCCGCACACATTAAAGTGGAACAGGACGACCCGTGGAGCAGTCAGGAGCGAGAGCAGCTGCAAAGACCTCAGGAGGCTGATATCAGTGTGTTCCCATCCTATTATCCTGTGATGAGGGATGGGAATGATGGAGAGAGACCTCAGTCCTCACAGTTTTGTCAAACACAAAATGAACCGAGCAGATACACTGAGCATTTTAAAACAGAAGTCACTGAGGAGGACTGTAGGGGGTCAGAAGCAGACTTTAATCCAGACAGATATTTGCAGCCAATCACTCCTGATGAGACTTCAAACCTTTCTATTTCTGATGCTGATGACAGCTTTGACTGGGAGGAGGGTGACGAAActcaacaacaacagcaggaaCACAAAGGAGTCAATACAGAGGAGAAaccatttaaatgcataaattGTGACAAATGTTACCAAACTAGGAGAAGTTTAAAAATCCACATGCAACGGCATTCAGTAGAAAAACCTTTCAGCTGCTCGGTTTGTCAGAAAAGTTTCCTCTGGAAAGCAGAGATGGAGATGCACATGAGAGTTCACACAGGAGAAAAACCCTTCTGTTGTTCtttttgtggtaaaagatttgcAGTACAAGGGAACCTGAGGCAACACTTGActgtccacacaggggagaaaccatttgGTTGCAATGTTTGTGACCGAAAATTCAGTAAGCTGGTGTATGTGAAAAACCACAAGTGtaaagcattaataaataaataa